The Miscanthus floridulus cultivar M001 chromosome 6, ASM1932011v1, whole genome shotgun sequence genomic interval AAACTATCCTCCTAGTCTATCTAGTGGTGTGATGCAACAATGCAGAGAGAACACTGTAGCCTAACAAAGGGAGTCTATGATCCAAACCTGGAAGATACATCCACTTAACACCAGCACGCCCATACTGTACCCAACTCAATTGTAGCTCATGCTCCTTAGAGGGTCACATCTCTAAGGACATCTAGTGCACTCATATTTGCTGACCACCTTAACTTGGTATTGTTTCAGATGCCATGCTTCCACCCAGCTGCCCCATCACCCGTCAGAACTATGGCCAGCGACAGGCACAGTCCGCTGGGCGAACTCAAGCAATAGTCTGCGCTGTTGCTCATCTGTGTGAGGAAGACTGGCACGCagaagctcaactggaagttcCTTGCGTATCGCTGTTGCAGCAGCAGGGTGCTTGTGCATATTGTGAACCATGCTGTCAAATTTACTCACGCAATACTTAGTAAGCAGCCCAAAGAAAGCATTAAACGATGCTTGCCATAGGGCTCGGTTTGGAGCGCTATAGTCTGGTGCAGCAGGCAGCTCAGTGAGAAGCTCTGTTGCTCTATCCAGGACAGACTTTATGATGACAGTGGCACCATCACCAGCAGCATATCCAAGGGGTCGAAGAGGTGGATGCTCAGACGAGCACACAATTGCTGCAAGACAAGCGCTGAGCCCACTTAAGTCCATCCCACGAATGCATGCAGCTACAGCACTAGCTAGTTTAGTTACTGTCTCAGCTGAACCATCATCAGATGGCAAATTTCCAAACACAAACCTCAGATGCCGGGATACTGCCATGCAAACTATCCTTGCAAGATCGCTACCAGGTACCATGAGGTTGATATAGCGTGAAAGTAGTTTCTGGCCCTTGGGTAGAGAAACAATGCGAAAAAATACCAAATCATCATTTGCAGACAAATGTGTGTTTTTATTTGGACCTAGTGGATCAACCAACTGCAGTGATTCTGCCAGCTGACCAAGGAGAGATTGCCTTCTGTTTTTAAGTTGTAAACCACCATCTTGCTGCTGGCTAAATTGAAGCAAGCGATCAATATCATCTATATCAAGTAGTAGGTTGAGTCCATCCTCAATCGTGATCCTAGCAGCTAGCAGAGGTTCCTGATCAAGAGGCTTTGAAATAAGAGAGTTATCGTCGGTTGCAGAAGCTGGTTCAACATCAAGAAGTGGACGTGGCCTCCGGATGGAAGAAAATGGCAGTCTCCCTAGGGCATCGACCTTAAGGTATGCATGTGGCTCATCCTTGCTCCGTGCACATGATGATGGATCCCGAATCAAGGTTGGGTAGAAGCGATGCTTCGACCTTCCATCCACATATCTGCTGGCCAAACAAGCTTGATGGTAATAATCATCGATGTATGGATCATTTATGTGAGTGGCGGCATGCTGTATTCTTAAAATGTTTTCAAGTTCTTCAGTGGACATATACTTGGATCTAAACCTTGACCTCCCATTACCCATCTTCATAATACCAAACTCAGAGCCTTGGAGAGGAAAATGGTGGCTTTGCCTTCCATGGTGCATTAATGATCTTGTTCTTGGATCACTGAACTCAGGCATCCCAAAATTATCAAACCTATTCATCATTTGTGGTGGATGCTGGGGGCCAAACATGTGTGCCTGTGTTCTTGATGACTGCTGTGAAGATTGCTGAATTGGGAGCATACCATTCTGTTGGCGTGTTGTTAGCATTTGATGGGGCATGAATGTATTCGGACGTTGTAGATGGTTTGGCAGCAAATTTGGcatattattcagcagatgaCCTTGTTGTCCACTGCTGTTAGTTGAGAAGCCTGTTGAAATCATATGGCCCCGGTTTCCACCAAACAATGACTCTGGAGGTGTCCCTCCACGAGGAAACTGGGAGAATGGGGCATCACTTTGTGCAGACATATGCATCTGAAATTCATTGAAAGATGGCATGTTCATCTGATGTGGTTGTCGAGGCACTGAATTGGGTGGACCACCAGGTGGATGGTTTGACATGTATGGTGCATTTGGAGCAGGAATGACTTCAGCAGGATTGTACTGAGGCTCCTTTTGTGGGTATGAGGATGTACGGTGCAAAGGAGATGGCCTTGGTCCAAGAACAGGTTCATTATGATTGTGTTGTTCCTGTTGCTGAGGGGATGAGGATGTTCTGTGCAATCTGGAATCAGCAAGGAGAGAAGAACGGCGCTGTGGAGGCCACCAGCCATTGCCATTTAGTCCTTGCTTAGCACCTTGCACGTACTGATCAGGCCAGAGTGGGGATTCAAATTCTGGAGCCCAGTCAGCAGCAGCAGAACCTACCAAAGTGGTAAAATATCACATTAGAACCAAGAAAATGGACATGCAGATGTAGCAGTTCAACTGCAACACATGACAACATTATTATATAGAAAAGAGCATATACAAataatttcttcttcttttcataaaATATCTGTACAAACAGTCAAATAAAAGGAATGGCTAATTATGTCGTCTGGCAATGGAAAAATCCATCAGGGCATCCCACAAAACAATTATCACAAATGTATTACCATGTTATGAAAATTCCTTAAGAGTTTACAAGGACATCTAGATCATAATAAACATATTCAAGAACTCTGATCTATCTAAATATTTAGTATTAGGTAGATATTCAAATATTCTTCTCGGTAAGGCAAGTTGTTCCTGGTAGAAGTATTATTGAAAGCAAGCAAAGAAACCCATAAAATTCTTAAACCAAAGAATTATATAGATTATTAACCAGAATGGCAGAACTCACTTTCTCTTGAAAAAGAAGTCCCAAGGTTATTTACCCCAATATGCTTTGGTAGGTTAACATCTCTTCTTAGCTGAAAATGAAGCGCACACAAAATTTTAAAAAGGTACGGTATAGGTATATCTCAAGAATAATCTCTTACAATGAAAAGTTTATATGAAAGGATAACATATGCAGGCAATTTAACTCTAATAATCAAGCCCAGCAGGTAAATCCAGAACACGTAGCCCATATGAGATGTATATTCTGCAGTTATTTTATGATTCTTTTGTTTGTCATAATTATGTACATATGTAAGAAGAACCTGAAAAAGCAAGCATACAAGTCATGCTGGTATATTGCAAAATCTACAAGAAAGGTAGAAATCCCAAGTATGAAACATTGGAAGTATTTTTCCTTTTCAGTACAATTTCTTTGGAAGGGGCAATTGTAGATCAGGTCAATCATAAAGGGGCACATTGGATGCTACATTTCAGATAATTTATAGCAAAATAATTTTCCTGTTTAAAGGCAGGTAAAGCAATTTTTCACATAGTACATTTTTGCTTGAATTTGTAATACATGCTTCAGTAATCACAAATCAGTACATAGAACACATACTATACATCAAAGTTATGATTCATTGTACTTGTACAAAGAAGAAAGATTACAAATTGACACCACAAACTTCATACCCCTcacttttttagaaaaaaacttTGTACCTCAATTTCTGGGTGCAAATAGACCATTAGGATAGCTTTAGGGTTACAGTGAGTACATGGACTCTTATTAAAAACATGTAAAGAATGTAATATGAACACAAGGATTTCCTTAAGAAAACAACAGACATAAAGAAAATAAGTTTGCGCTGAAAGTTACTgcaatgaaattctagttttttTGACAGAGAGAAATTCTAGTTTTAGGGGAAAGATAACCTTTGAGAATGTATCTGCAAGATCTGAGAATGAACTATCTTCAGCCTGAAAAACAAGTTAGCCTAGGTGAGAAGTGAATACAAACTATACAAGCCATAGAGCTTTTTCTTAAAAGTTCAGTACAAACCCACCAGGCATCAGTCTGACTTTACAGTTTACATGGAATAATTTGAGTGTATCTGTTAGACTAAAACTAAACTTTACAAGATTCATGTTCTGAACTAACAAACTTAACAGCACAACAAAAGAAGAATGAAAAAAAGCCAATACAAGTGCATCTGCAATCTTCTGAGAATATTTGataccccccccccacacacacacagtgACACACTCAATACATTTTGCTAAACAGTATCTTCACAGTGCTATAAGAAATTATTCATTTACCATAGTTGTACAAAGATATAACAGACTAACAGTTATACTCGATACAGTACTTGTCCAGCTCCAGCTTGGAATAAATAGTTAAAGGTTGTATTAACAACTGAGTAACTGACATTAAATTACTCTTGTCCAGCATAGTCCTACCTCTAGTGCAATCTCTTGAGAAGAAAGTGGGCGCTCTAAATCATCGAGTCCAGTGAAAGCAGCATTACTGTCGTTATCATCTTCGAATCCACCTAGTTCAATGTCCTCCAGCACATTGTTGCCAAAAAAAGCATACTGTGATGCATCAAATCTAGTGTCACCTGCATAGAAGATTTCAAAATTATGTCAACTAACATAAGGTGCTTAGGTACAAGCCTAAAAACAGCAGATAACAGAAACCAAGGTCCAAGAACAAACATGCACTATTTGGATTTTGGCATGATAGGAAGAGTGAGCAGAAGGTTCAGACTTCAGAGAAAATTAAATCAATTAAATTATCATGCTTGGTGCACATAATGACAAAAGAGAACACTAGCATATGCAAAGAAACACTAATAATATCACATATAAAGCTCAGAAAAGAGGAGAAAAGAACCCTGTTCCTGTTTCCCGGCGTTTAGATCATTTGAGACTGTTAATCCTAGAGGGACATAACTATAACCTTAAAATTCTTGCAAGGGTTTTAACCATAGCAAGCAAACTATATGTTGTATTGCTCTGATGGTTTTGAGTGCCATCAGAAACAGAAAACTGTGGTTGATAAAATAAAATGAGGCTGTTATTTTTTTACTGCAAAGTATGTGTTGTCTTTGTACTTGTCAAATGAATTTGACATCTATTCTTATCAAACCGATTGCGCCTACTTATTATTCATAATATGCAGCACACAGAAACATCCCAGCTTTTGGTTCAAAGAAGCAGAACTCCAGTTGCGTTTATACACTAACACTAGCAGTACAACATCAATTTTAGTAAATTGATATCCACACTTCCACAGCATACCATATTCGACCAGTGTCTAAGTAATTGTCCATATTTTAGCTAAAAGAAATAGATCTCCATTTGCTATCGTCTATAAAAGCAGCTGCAGTGTTGAGTTGAAATTGAACCATGGCAACAGAAATCGAACATGACACATTGTGGACATTTACTGCTACCTGTCAGACACAAAATCGGACTCCAAACTTGAGTCGAACTCAGGGAATTAAAATATTTGCTcgccaatgcatccaagatcggGCGATGCAACAGTCACAGGAAGAGAGAGAGTTTTTACTTTATTGTTTCTGGGTACTACAAGCCGATGGCCACACTAGTGGTTGCCAACCTCTGTTTGCATTCGCTTCTCGTCAGCAGCACGGTTCGAAGCCACGCCGTGGAAGCCCTAAGCCCTAGCACTGTTCAACTACAAATAGTCATATGCCTTCAGGAATTAGGAAGAGGCAAATTTTATTTCTGGTCTCAATGCCGTGTCACAGGCAGTAAGAAAAACGAGCTTAATTCGCATTCGCTAACTAGTGTGCAAGCCCAACTACACTGTTCCATTTGGTATCGTCGACAAGCCCGTTGAAACACGATACATCTCCAGGAATGAGCAAGAGTCAACGTGAAACCCATTTCATTCCCCGACTTAAAAGCCGTGTCACGAGCAACAAGAAAAACGAGCTTAATCTGAGTCTCCGTCATAACACGTACCTGTATTAGAGGTGTTCGCGTTGGCAGCAGGTACCGCCGCCGGCGGAGGCCCCGGCTCCAGGAGAAAGTGGCCCTGGCGCAAGGGCACGGATCCAGAGGTAGGTTCCCCGGTTGGCAGCATCGTCGTCGTGTCCCCAGTCGCGGGCCACACCAGGCGGCAGTTCACCACCGATGGGATTCGGAGGAGGAGGGGGCCGGAGTCGCGGCGCTCTGGACCGGAGCAGGCGGGAAAACCGGGGTCACAGACAGACCCGCGGACCGTGCGACGCGCGCGTGGATGCCGGGGCCGGAGCGGGCGGCAGCAGCGCGTACACGCGCGGTGGCCAGAGCGCCGAGCTGCTCGCCCGTGGATCGTGGCCACCGGCTCGAGGCTGGAGGAAGCGAGGGCGAGGCGGTGCGGCGTGGAGGGgacggaggagaggagaggaagacGATGACCCTAATCCCGCCGTTGGGCTGGGCTGGGCTTGGATGCTTTTGGGCTTCGGCTATATTTATTGGAAAAAAGGATCGGCAAAACTCTTTATTTATTTCAAAAGGGCTTGTGGATCCAGTTTCCCACTGTTCCGAATTTTGACATGGCATGAGAAAACACAAAAACGAAGGGATTTTTGTGCAGTTTTATTTTCACCATGGTTGCTGATTTGGACAAAGTCTGGGAAAATATGAGTAGGAGTAATTCTGAGCAAGCAGGTTGCAAGTGCCGTGTTGTTCTCGTCAGGTCGGTTTGGCTGGGAGCTGGATGGGATCGATGTTGGCTGATCACTTTGCACCGGAGCCACTAGTTGCTGCGCCGCGATGCAGATCTACTCCACATATCAATCAAACTCATCATTGTCAGCGTCCTCATGTTCTCTCCTAAGACTTTCTTTTTTCCGGTCACTTATGCAGGTCGGCACGCTCTTAGCCgcccgttcgtttggctgtggtttatcataaatgatcgtaaatttccagtcataataatatttttctcttatacaaatcagctagcagtacttcttcataaaccaacaacgatatgaaccagccaaccgaacaggctgactatCCGATCCGGTTAGAGCTTTTACTACCAAGTACGCACTATGTACAGCTCCTGCTAAGCAGCTTGCTGAACTTATTTAAGGATCTAGTATTTGGGAGGACTCGCTCTGGCTTCGACTTTTGCACTAATCAGGAGAAACGGAGCTGAAGGAGCCACAAAGTATATAGCTTTATTGGCTTCCTGTTGTTTCGAGAAGGAGCCACAGAGCATAGTTTCATTGGCTTCCTATTGTTTTTAGAACTGTGGTGTGCTCTGCAGCTGCAGATTCAGATTCAGATCTTGCTTTCCAGATGTATAACGAGTTGTGTAGGGTAACTACTGATGTACGCTATTTACAGTGGCAGCGCCGGTCCTGAGTTTTTCTAGGCCTAGATCGAGAACTAATATAGAGGCCTATAGTCCACTTTCtaaaaatatttatatatatttctctctctatatatatagtcTCACAAATACACATCAATTTAGATAATAATATTCGATGCACTAAAAAAACTTATATAGAATATCTCAAAGTTCATAAAATGGACATATGTAATATTAAATTACTTACTTGGCACTTGACATTATCTTAAATAATTTCTTCTAACATTTCGAGATGCAAAATCATTGATTATACTATTGATATCGACCTCATCCAATAACTTCTTCTCGATACATAAAGTTGCCAAACCATTTAACCTTTCTTAAGACATCGTTGACCTAAAATAGTTCTTCAATAATTTTAACTTTGAAAAGCTTCTTTCAGCTGATGCGACAGTCACAGGAACGGTAAATAAGATCCGATAAGCAATGGAAATATTTGGATAACAATCCACGTCTCTGACATGCTCGAAAATCTCCATAGCAGACATTGCACCTTCTGGCAAAGTGAATTTCAAAATCTTCAATTCAGAAATAAGATCATGTACCTCAACATTAGATGATCCATCAGCCGAATATTTTTTGGCAAATTTAGTGCAGCACTCTTCAAGTTCAATATCATCTAATGACTTCAGGGTGCTTGAGCTCATTAAGAAACCAAATATATCTTTAAACTCTCTGAGTTCTTCAAATCTATTCTTTAAAGAAGTTCTTACCAtatcaaccacaacaagaaaataTTTGACTTCAAAAGTCTTCTCAGGTTCTAGAATTTCTTCTTGGCAATTACTTTTGTCAAATTGTTTCTTCCTCGTAGCACGACGTTTTACTGGAAATGATGCCTCTACACCCATGTCAGATGCAATGCCTTTGGCGATAATCAGACTAGAAGAAAACCCCTCATTTATGTATGTCTCAAAGTATTGCATCATATCTTGTATTTGCTGCAATGTAGAGTCAATGCACATGTCTGGCGACTGCAACTTCTTGCTTACTTTATTCACGGCAAATAAAATATCATTCCAGATAACCATACCAAGTATAAACTCAAAGTTGCCAAGGGCATCAAATAAATTTTTGCATCACTTTTATCCTTAGGTTCAATATCAGGAGAATGACGTAACTCAGATAAAGCTGACCTTAACTCAGTAGCTTGATATCTTATTGCTGAAACACTTTTGATTCGACTCTCCCAACGAGTATTGGACAGTGATTTCACAGTTAAACTAGGAACATGTTTAAACAAGGCATTCCACCTTTTTGTAGAACCAGCAAATAGCACATATATGCGTTGAACAATTCCAAAAAATGAAACAACTTTACCACATGATTTTGCCATATCACATAGAATAAGATTGAGATTATGACAAGCACATGGCATATATAATGCTCTTGGATTGATATCAATTAACCTTTTTTGTACCCCTTGGTGTTTTCCTTTCATGTTAGAACCATTGTCGTAGCCTTGACCCCTTATATCATTAATATTAAGGCCGAAGGAGTTCATAGCATCAACCAATACATTAAAAAGCCCCAAACCATATGTGGCTTCCACCTTCAAGAACCCCAAAAAATATTCCTCAATTTTTATTTGGGCATCAGACAAATTAACACATCGAACTAACAAAGTCATTTGTTCTTGATGACTCACATCGGGGGTGCAATCAAGAATAATAGAAAAATACTTTGCCTGTTTGACAACCTTTTTGATAGAGTTTGTGATATCAGCAGCCAAAAGAGAAATCAACTCATTCTGAATTTTATGACTAAGATAATGATAATGAATTTCTTTGTTCTGAATACTTTCTAAATGACATTATATCCAATGATCCtgaaatttaaataaacacaaaatAGTTAAAAAGTGAAAGCGTATGTAACTTGAAATGTACAAATAAATTAATCATCGGTATGTGCAGCAACGGTGCTTACCTTTGGATGAATGTGGACTGATCCTTTCTGTCCTCTGCCAACTGCCGTGATGATAGATGAGGGCACGATGGATCAAGGATCACTGATGATTGACAGGATCATGGGATCGTCGGATACTCAGATCGAATAGAAATATAGAACAGTTAGGGAGCCTAAGAAGTGTACAGTTGCTCGATTACCTCCTAAGTCCTGATGCGTTGCGTTGCTTTCGGTGGCCGTGGCGCCGCGCGTTCGCTCCGTCTTCCGAGCGGAATAGGGCGACACCACACCAGAGTGGAGTCAAATACTACAGACCAAAGAGGCTGAGAGCTGCGCTACTTCTGTATGACTATATTTGGGCCATAGAAGCCCACGTACGTATACATACCAGTACTAATGCACTATATGGGGTGAGGCCTATGGCAATCCGGGGCCTAGTGTGGT includes:
- the LOC136461506 gene encoding protein PAT1 homolog → MLPTGEPTSGSVPLRQGHFLLEPGPPPAAVPAANANTSNTGDTRFDASQYAFFGNNVLEDIELGGFEDDNDSNAAFTGLDDLERPLSSQEIALEAEDSSFSDLADTFSKLRRDVNLPKHIGVNNLGTSFSRESSAAADWAPEFESPLWPDQYVQGAKQGLNGNGWWPPQRRSSLLADSRLHRTSSSPQQQEQHNHNEPVLGPRPSPLHRTSSYPQKEPQYNPAEVIPAPNAPYMSNHPPGGPPNSVPRQPHQMNMPSFNEFQMHMSAQSDAPFSQFPRGGTPPESLFGGNRGHMISTGFSTNSSGQQGHLLNNMPNLLPNHLQRPNTFMPHQMLTTRQQNGMLPIQQSSQQSSRTQAHMFGPQHPPQMMNRFDNFGMPEFSDPRTRSLMHHGRQSHHFPLQGSEFGIMKMGNGRSRFRSKYMSTEELENILRIQHAATHINDPYIDDYYHQACLASRYVDGRSKHRFYPTLIRDPSSCARSKDEPHAYLKVDALGRLPFSSIRRPRPLLDVEPASATDDNSLISKPLDQEPLLAARITIEDGLNLLLDIDDIDRLLQFSQQQDGGLQLKNRRQSLLGQLAESLQLVDPLGPNKNTHLSANDDLVFFRIVSLPKGQKLLSRYINLMVPGSDLARIVCMAVSRHLRFVFGNLPSDDGSAETVTKLASAVAACIRGMDLSGLSACLAAIVCSSEHPPLRPLGYAAGDGATVIIKSVLDRATELLTELPAAPDYSAPNRALWQASFNAFFGLLTKYCVSKFDSMVHNMHKHPAAATAIRKELPVELLRASLPHTDEQQRRLLLEFAQRTVPVAGHSSDG